A genomic window from Fibrobacterota bacterium includes:
- a CDS encoding DUF4118 domain-containing protein, whose protein sequence is MRYLLALLVTIPAIAIALLLRTRFPDLHLELLLLSCAVVASALWGRGPGAVTALMVALGYDWYFIPPYRSLRVEPSYIASLVLFLLIALAVGQLAARLRREARSSQREALRARVTAALARELSGALTAEQILEAARVGFQTALGQTPAFTVGNPDPAAAPPGAIQIPLRAPRKVRGHLSLPSCPTQGSDLELAETMASLVALSLERVHFLDVAREAMIRMEGEKMRGHVLSTLSHDLRTPLTGIVAGSQSLETELRRCGHLAEADRAADILDESRRMADLVENLLDLSRLQSGGVQMRCDWNDAEELFASALRHRGNVLEGRAVTLRIAPGTGLFWCDGLLVERVLVNLLDNAARHTPPNTPLVLWAEKNGNRVEIGLDDEGPGFETERASTDAGRGGIGLSLCRAIAKAHAGELLATRRPEGGSRVRLAIPADIPPPADPIET, encoded by the coding sequence ATGCGATACCTCCTGGCATTGCTCGTCACCATCCCGGCCATCGCCATCGCCCTGCTTTTGCGAACGCGCTTTCCCGATCTCCACCTGGAGTTGCTGCTGTTGTCCTGCGCCGTGGTTGCCTCGGCGCTGTGGGGAAGAGGACCGGGTGCGGTCACCGCTCTGATGGTGGCTCTCGGTTACGATTGGTACTTCATTCCACCCTACCGATCCCTGCGGGTGGAGCCATCCTACATCGCCTCCCTGGTGTTGTTCCTCCTCATCGCCCTGGCCGTGGGCCAATTGGCGGCCCGGCTCCGCCGCGAGGCCAGATCCTCCCAGCGCGAGGCGTTGCGCGCCCGGGTCACGGCAGCGCTGGCCAGGGAACTCTCCGGCGCCCTGACCGCCGAGCAGATCCTGGAGGCGGCGCGCGTCGGCTTCCAGACCGCGCTGGGCCAGACCCCCGCCTTCACGGTGGGGAACCCCGATCCCGCAGCCGCTCCTCCAGGTGCGATCCAGATCCCCCTGCGGGCACCGCGGAAGGTCAGAGGTCACCTTTCCCTGCCATCCTGCCCCACGCAGGGCTCCGATCTGGAACTGGCCGAGACCATGGCGTCGCTGGTCGCGCTGTCCCTGGAGCGGGTCCATTTCCTGGACGTGGCCCGCGAGGCCATGATCCGCATGGAAGGGGAGAAGATGCGCGGACATGTTCTGTCGACGCTTTCGCACGACCTGCGCACACCTCTGACAGGAATCGTCGCCGGAAGCCAGAGTCTGGAGACGGAGCTGCGACGCTGCGGCCACCTCGCCGAAGCGGACCGGGCCGCCGACATCCTCGACGAATCCCGCCGCATGGCCGACCTGGTGGAAAACCTGCTGGATCTTTCCCGGCTCCAAAGCGGTGGGGTCCAGATGCGCTGCGACTGGAACGACGCGGAGGAGTTGTTCGCCAGCGCCTTGCGCCACCGCGGGAACGTGCTGGAAGGGAGGGCCGTGACGCTCCGGATCGCGCCTGGAACCGGACTGTTCTGGTGCGACGGGCTGTTGGTGGAGCGGGTTCTGGTGAACCTCCTGGACAATGCCGCGCGGCATACCCCACCGAACACTCCGCTTGTGCTGTGGGCGGAAAAGAACGGCAACCGGGTGGAAATCGGACTGGACGACGAAGGCCCCGGCTTCGAGACCGAACGCGCATCCACGGATGCGGGCCGCGGAGGAATCGGCCTGTCCTTGTGCCGCGCCATCGCCAAGGCGCATGCCGGCGAACTGCTGGCGACACGACGCCCCGAAGGCGGAAGCCGTGTTCGCCTGGCGATTCCGGCGGACATCCCCCCACCCGCCGACCCCATCGAGACCTGA
- a CDS encoding response regulator, giving the protein MEGNRSVLVVEDDKAIQRLLRDVLEQEGLVAHEARTARLGLSEAASRQPDLIILDLGLPDLDGKEFLRELRDWSEVPVLVLSARGSELEKVAALDRGADDYLTKPFGVPELLARLRALLRRFPDRSSAEKPSRFRFGNVSVDLSAHRIVRDGEDVHLTQMEFRLLSELVKAEGRMLTQTQLLREVWGRGHEQHTHYLRIYMGHLRRKLEDDPGSPRHLLTEIGVGCRCLCEREATSP; this is encoded by the coding sequence ATGGAAGGCAACCGTTCGGTGCTGGTGGTGGAAGACGACAAGGCCATCCAGAGACTCCTTCGGGACGTTCTGGAACAGGAAGGACTGGTCGCGCACGAAGCCCGCACGGCGCGACTGGGGCTTTCCGAGGCAGCCAGCCGCCAACCCGACCTGATCATCCTCGATCTGGGTCTTCCCGATCTGGATGGCAAGGAATTCCTGCGGGAGCTGCGCGATTGGTCGGAGGTTCCCGTCCTGGTCCTGTCCGCGCGTGGGAGCGAGCTGGAGAAGGTCGCCGCCCTGGACCGCGGAGCCGACGACTACCTGACCAAGCCGTTCGGGGTGCCGGAGCTCCTGGCGCGCCTGCGGGCGTTGTTGCGCCGGTTTCCCGACAGGTCAAGCGCGGAGAAGCCTTCCCGGTTCCGCTTCGGGAACGTTTCTGTGGACCTTTCCGCCCATCGGATCGTCCGCGACGGCGAAGATGTGCACCTCACGCAGATGGAATTCCGGCTTCTGTCGGAACTTGTCAAGGCCGAAGGCCGCATGCTGACCCAGACCCAGCTCCTGCGCGAGGTCTGGGGTCGCGGGCACGAGCAGCACACCCACTACCTGCGCATCTACATGGGCCACCTGCGCCGCAAGCTGGAGGATGACCCCGGCTCCCCACGGCACCTCCTCACCGAGATCGGCGTGGGCTGCCGCTGCCTCTGCGAGCGCGAGGCGACCAGCCCCTAG
- a CDS encoding response regulator → MNSPASILLVDDTPTNLVLLGSILEKAGFEIRVATNGPDALAIAASQPSPGLILLDILMPEMDGFEICRRLKSDPHTSGIPVIFVTALGQVTDKVKAFKTGAVDFISKPFESEEVIARVRTHLSLAHMESLLAEIEERKRSEKALAESQALLALSQAEARKQESLGLMAGGIAHDFNNLLGVIIGHAEIAQRKTPEGSPVAKGLAAVLKAANRSAELTRQLLAFASRDTIRPEVLVADTAIGSILDGLRKDLRAGMSLEWKPGADTCRIRVDRAHLEQILSRLCANAAEASGETGSIAVGTSVEDLPAAGSNTPNRPHTECRLAITFRDEGQGIPPDLVGRIFDPFFTTKPRGKGVGLGLSTVLGAVRQNDGLIEVESGIGRGTTFRILFPCCRSLLKAAPQPSQGPASNPGGEMILVVEDHPDVLAMTTMILEHQGFQVLATVNPWHALDLLRKHKDTIRLILTDVVMPGMNGRELVLQAREMAPSLRYIYCSGYTADVLDSRGPACEGMDFIQKPYSIVELHRKIREVLDRP, encoded by the coding sequence ATGAACTCCCCGGCCTCCATCCTGCTCGTCGACGACACGCCGACGAACCTGGTCCTGCTGGGATCCATCCTCGAGAAGGCGGGATTCGAGATCCGCGTGGCCACCAACGGCCCCGACGCGCTTGCCATCGCCGCCTCGCAGCCGTCACCCGGCCTGATCCTGCTGGACATCCTGATGCCCGAAATGGACGGGTTCGAAATCTGCCGCCGCCTGAAATCCGACCCGCACACCAGCGGCATCCCCGTGATCTTCGTCACCGCCCTGGGTCAGGTCACGGACAAGGTGAAGGCGTTCAAGACGGGAGCCGTCGATTTCATCTCCAAGCCGTTCGAATCCGAGGAAGTCATCGCCCGTGTGCGCACGCACCTGAGCCTCGCCCACATGGAAAGCCTGCTCGCCGAGATCGAAGAACGCAAACGCTCGGAAAAGGCCTTGGCCGAATCGCAGGCGCTGCTGGCGTTGTCGCAGGCCGAGGCGCGCAAGCAGGAATCGCTCGGTTTGATGGCCGGCGGAATCGCGCACGACTTCAACAACCTGCTGGGCGTCATCATCGGCCACGCCGAGATCGCCCAGCGCAAGACCCCGGAAGGATCCCCGGTCGCCAAAGGGCTGGCGGCGGTCCTGAAAGCGGCCAACCGCTCGGCGGAACTGACCAGACAATTGTTGGCATTCGCCAGCCGCGATACGATCCGCCCGGAGGTCCTGGTCGCGGACACGGCGATCGGATCCATCCTGGATGGCCTTCGCAAGGACCTTCGCGCAGGCATGTCCCTGGAATGGAAACCCGGCGCGGACACCTGCCGGATCCGCGTCGACCGCGCCCACCTCGAACAGATTCTGTCTCGCCTGTGCGCCAACGCCGCCGAGGCATCTGGAGAAACCGGCTCGATCGCGGTCGGGACATCGGTCGAGGATCTCCCGGCTGCCGGATCGAACACGCCGAATCGGCCGCACACGGAATGTCGGCTGGCCATCACCTTCCGCGACGAGGGGCAAGGAATCCCTCCCGACCTCGTGGGAAGGATCTTCGATCCGTTCTTCACCACCAAGCCGCGCGGCAAAGGGGTCGGACTCGGATTGTCCACCGTCCTGGGCGCGGTGCGGCAAAACGACGGCCTCATCGAAGTGGAGAGCGGAATCGGCCGGGGAACGACCTTCCGGATCCTGTTTCCTTGCTGCCGATCCCTTCTGAAGGCCGCCCCACAACCGAGCCAAGGCCCCGCATCCAACCCCGGCGGCGAGATGATCCTGGTGGTGGAAGACCATCCCGACGTGTTGGCGATGACCACCATGATCCTGGAACACCAGGGATTCCAGGTCCTGGCGACCGTCAACCCCTGGCACGCGCTCGATCTGCTGCGAAAGCACAAGGATACGATCAGATTGATACTGACAGATGTTGTTATGCCCGGGATGAACGGACGCGAGTTGGTCCTCCAAGCCAGGGAAATGGCACCCTCCCTGCGGTACATCTACTGCTCCGGGTACACCGCCGATGTCTTGGACTCCCGCGGCCCCGCGTGCGAGGGGATGGACTTCATCCAGAAGCCCTACTCCATCGTGGAGCTGCACCGGAAGATCCGCGAGGTCCTCGACCGCCCCTGA
- a CDS encoding SDR family oxidoreductase, which translates to MEWKQTTSLITGASSGIGQEFARELAKRGSRVVLVARREDRLHALAQELVELGAVAPVVIPMDLACEDAATALKRQTDELGLQIDALINNAGFSEHGSIHEISPQAQGRLLQLNVSTMAGLVSTYLPGMRSKGRGAIVNLASIASFHPLPTQAAYAASKAFVLSYTESLWEESRGSGVRVLALCPGATATGFFERLGQDVKAPKHTPKAVVETALRALDKDRMTVVDGWWNAFLSRFLPRITCRKLAARVSGAVIRRMYRA; encoded by the coding sequence ATGGAATGGAAGCAGACCACATCGCTGATCACGGGGGCCTCCAGCGGGATCGGGCAGGAATTCGCGCGGGAGTTGGCCAAGCGAGGGAGTCGCGTGGTGCTGGTGGCGCGTCGCGAAGATCGGCTGCATGCCTTGGCACAGGAACTGGTGGAGCTTGGCGCGGTAGCACCCGTGGTGATCCCGATGGACCTGGCCTGCGAAGACGCGGCGACGGCTTTGAAGCGCCAAACGGACGAGTTGGGTCTCCAGATCGATGCTTTGATCAACAATGCGGGTTTCAGCGAGCATGGGAGCATCCACGAGATTTCGCCGCAGGCGCAAGGGAGGTTGCTCCAGTTGAACGTGTCCACCATGGCCGGCCTGGTGAGCACCTATTTGCCGGGGATGCGATCGAAAGGACGCGGTGCGATCGTGAACCTGGCCTCCATCGCGAGCTTCCATCCCCTTCCCACCCAGGCGGCATATGCCGCCAGCAAGGCGTTCGTGCTCTCCTACACGGAGTCCCTATGGGAAGAATCGCGGGGTTCGGGAGTGCGCGTGCTGGCCCTTTGCCCGGGCGCCACCGCGACGGGGTTCTTCGAACGGTTGGGCCAGGACGTGAAGGCGCCCAAGCACACGCCCAAAGCGGTGGTGGAAACGGCCCTGCGCGCTCTGGACAAGGATCGCATGACCGTGGTGGACGGATGGTGGAACGCCTTCCTGTCGCGCTTCCTGCCCCGGATCACTTGTCGGAAATTGGCAGCAAGGGTGTCCGGGGCGGTGATCCGGCGGATGTACCGCGCCTAG
- a CDS encoding response regulator, producing MSIPTHPSFRGLEPLRILAIALASLLVASLARKFLLNGLEGRIVWVTFYPAVVVASVFGGWLCGCLTGVGAAVIAVQAFRFFVDKPFIHDKADWLGLYAFLFNCLLISGLAQMMRQARERALLAKDEAEQAKALAESANRAKSMFLANISHEIRTPMNSIIGFAQILSEDGNASPQVRSRVGIILRSGNHLMEIINDVLEMARIESGRMESRTEPTDLGSMFSDLEALFSQRSKEKGLAFSVAMDASVSPVARTDPGKLRQILINLVGNAIKFTETGSVAVRASSPTPGRLVVEVEDTGIGIPAADLPLLFQPFGRTIQAEKIAGGTGLGLAISRQYAKLLDGDISVRTTPGSGSIFQLECAMEKIDSASDPALNPPSPARKLALPADHTEVRALIIDDIPENRQILVELLTPMGFSCREARDGQEGIAMIEEIAPRLVLMDMFMPRLDGIQATTRLRRIHPKGDLVVIGVSASALDDQKRDFLEAGLDGFLSKPIRAGELQAMLGRFFPLCPSRLEPPSLEGCPSPWSDSFRTAVQQGNMTKIASLATQAESFSPDLAHWLREKAAGYLIDDIKALAGEWTERTHA from the coding sequence ATGTCAATTCCCACCCATCCGTCCTTTCGCGGCTTGGAGCCGCTTCGCATTCTGGCCATCGCCTTGGCCAGCCTGTTGGTGGCGAGTTTGGCGCGGAAGTTCCTGCTGAACGGACTGGAAGGACGGATCGTCTGGGTCACCTTCTACCCGGCGGTGGTGGTGGCCTCCGTGTTCGGCGGCTGGCTCTGCGGCTGCCTGACGGGCGTGGGAGCGGCGGTGATCGCCGTGCAAGCCTTCCGGTTTTTCGTCGACAAGCCCTTCATCCACGACAAGGCGGATTGGCTGGGCCTCTACGCGTTCCTCTTCAATTGCCTTCTGATCTCCGGCCTGGCCCAGATGATGCGCCAAGCCCGCGAGCGCGCCCTTTTGGCCAAGGACGAGGCGGAGCAGGCGAAAGCCCTGGCCGAATCCGCCAACAGGGCCAAAAGCATGTTCCTGGCCAACATCAGCCACGAGATCCGCACCCCCATGAACTCGATCATCGGATTCGCGCAGATTTTGTCGGAAGATGGGAACGCCTCCCCGCAGGTGAGATCGCGAGTGGGCATCATCCTGCGCAGCGGCAACCATCTGATGGAAATCATCAACGATGTGCTGGAAATGGCGCGGATCGAATCGGGCAGGATGGAATCGAGGACGGAACCGACCGACCTCGGATCCATGTTCTCCGATCTGGAAGCCTTGTTCTCGCAGCGATCGAAGGAAAAAGGCCTGGCGTTTTCCGTGGCGATGGACGCGAGCGTGTCTCCCGTGGCCCGGACCGATCCGGGAAAGCTCCGACAAATCCTGATCAACCTCGTGGGAAACGCGATCAAATTCACGGAGACGGGTTCGGTCGCCGTCAGGGCATCCTCCCCGACCCCGGGACGATTGGTGGTGGAGGTGGAAGACACCGGCATCGGAATCCCGGCCGCGGATCTGCCTCTCCTGTTCCAACCGTTCGGCCGCACCATCCAAGCGGAGAAGATCGCCGGCGGCACCGGGCTTGGTCTGGCAATCAGCCGACAGTACGCGAAACTCCTGGACGGGGACATCTCCGTGCGGACCACGCCCGGATCGGGAAGCATATTCCAGCTGGAATGCGCGATGGAGAAGATCGATTCCGCGTCGGATCCCGCCCTGAATCCACCCTCGCCCGCCCGAAAACTCGCTCTGCCTGCCGATCATACCGAAGTTCGCGCGTTGATCATCGACGACATCCCCGAGAACCGACAAATTCTGGTCGAGCTGCTGACTCCGATGGGCTTTTCCTGCCGGGAAGCCCGCGATGGCCAGGAGGGGATCGCCATGATCGAGGAGATCGCCCCCCGACTGGTGCTGATGGACATGTTCATGCCCAGGCTCGACGGCATCCAGGCCACCACGCGGCTGCGCCGGATTCACCCCAAAGGAGACCTCGTGGTCATCGGGGTCAGTGCCAGCGCGCTGGACGACCAAAAGCGCGATTTCCTCGAGGCGGGGCTGGACGGATTCCTCTCCAAACCGATCCGCGCGGGCGAACTCCAGGCGATGCTCGGGAGATTCTTCCCCCTATGCCCGTCGCGGCTGGAACCTCCGTCGCTGGAGGGTTGCCCATCGCCGTGGAGCGATTCCTTCCGAACCGCGGTCCAGCAGGGAAACATGACAAAAATCGCCTCATTGGCTACCCAAGCGGAATCCTTCTCCCCGGATCTCGCGCATTGGCTGCGCGAAAAGGCGGCGGGCTATCTCATCGATGACATCAAAGCCTTGGCCGGGGAATGGACGGAAAGGACGCACGCATGA
- a CDS encoding GGDEF domain-containing protein — translation MEPSHFTPHSKFFWIKQTLVRERTLVALLVLSLFLVALHVQAPVVFQILLSAWMAYASIHLIWRTVRAIRLSSNMHLEPGPASDPAERDLVTGLPNFESVESELSIHVRSASSLVGAKIGILLVSIDRLRNISESLGRTTSDEVLRKTARILLEEMRPGNFCARWSSAEFIALFPEITESRLHSLAEKLRSRIQAEFQATKQGSTASIGIAFGDKETIHELIQQADRALENARQSGGNRVEGAASKRVDSSR, via the coding sequence ATGGAACCTTCCCACTTCACGCCCCATTCCAAGTTCTTCTGGATCAAGCAGACACTGGTTCGCGAGCGGACTCTGGTGGCGCTGTTGGTGTTGTCGTTGTTTTTGGTGGCATTGCACGTCCAAGCTCCGGTGGTCTTCCAGATTCTTCTCAGCGCCTGGATGGCGTATGCCTCGATCCATTTGATCTGGAGAACCGTTCGCGCGATTCGTCTATCCAGCAACATGCATCTCGAGCCCGGCCCTGCGTCCGATCCCGCCGAACGCGACCTGGTCACCGGCCTCCCCAACTTCGAGAGCGTCGAATCCGAGCTATCCATCCACGTGCGCTCGGCATCGAGCCTTGTCGGGGCGAAGATCGGCATCCTGCTGGTGAGCATCGATCGCCTCAGGAACATCAGCGAATCGCTCGGGCGCACCACGAGCGACGAGGTCTTGCGCAAAACGGCGAGGATCCTTCTGGAAGAAATGCGCCCCGGCAATTTCTGCGCCCGTTGGTCGAGCGCGGAGTTCATCGCGTTGTTTCCCGAGATCACCGAATCGCGGCTGCATTCCCTGGCAGAAAAGCTGCGATCTCGCATCCAAGCCGAATTCCAGGCGACAAAGCAGGGATCCACCGCCAGCATCGGGATCGCTTTCGGCGACAAGGAGACCATCCACGAGTTGATCCAACAAGCCGATCGCGCCTTGGAAAACGCCAGGCAAAGCGGTGGGAACCGGGTCGAAGGGGCGGCATCGAAACGGGTGGACTCGTCGAGATAG
- a CDS encoding response regulator, with product MNPPSIGNDHESSGDEPNGLRKAGCLNILLVDDEPELCYLLSRLLRISGHTTTTAVDGYDALSKIDKGPDFDLVVMDQNMPGMRGEDAIEKIRERGWNTPILITSGDLDILSRPSLRVPGVAVISKPFNMPELLEVASKLIESSSRRKL from the coding sequence ATGAATCCTCCATCCATCGGAAATGACCACGAATCGAGTGGCGACGAGCCGAACGGACTTCGAAAGGCCGGATGCCTGAACATCCTTTTGGTGGATGACGAGCCGGAGCTCTGCTACCTGTTGTCCCGACTGCTGCGCATTTCCGGGCACACCACCACCACGGCCGTGGATGGCTACGATGCGCTTTCCAAGATCGACAAGGGCCCGGATTTCGACCTCGTGGTCATGGACCAGAACATGCCGGGGATGCGCGGCGAGGACGCCATCGAGAAGATCCGGGAACGAGGCTGGAACACTCCCATCCTGATCACCTCAGGGGATCTGGATATCCTCAGTCGACCCAGCCTACGCGTACCTGGCGTGGCGGTGATTTCCAAGCCATTCAACATGCCCGAGCTTCTGGAGGTCGCCTCGAAGCTCATCGAATCTTCCTCACGCAGGAAACTCTAG
- a CDS encoding APC family permease, with the protein MPHTQIPQINTAPDLSGKGEGLSSRIRHALFGNAKDPFDHSVFHKLALLPFFAWVGLGADGLSSSCYGPEEAFKALGAHPSLALFVALCTAITVLVISASYTQIIKLFPTGGGGYLVASKLLSPKWGMFSGSALVIDYVLTITLSIASCGDAIFSFVPAHFGWIKLPFELVVLALLAVLNLRGAKESVKILVPIFLVFVATHLAAILWAVGSNLPDASRVASETGGQITSSVSALGLLPALVLVLRAYSMGAGTFTGIEAVSNGLPILREPRVQTGRRTMLYMAVSLSFTSFGLMVAYLLHAVHPVAGKTLNAVLFEQLAGGWGTLGTTLVMITLISEGALLFVAAQAGFLDGPRVLSNMAIDRWVPSRFAHLSDRLVTQNGILVMAIASFAVLALSRGNVGFLVVLYSINVFITFTLSQLGMVVHWIKERREKRSWLRPFLVSGLGCGLSAFILTFVVAEKFTEGGWLTLVITLGFSGIALLVRRHYQNTQRLLKRLDSLVEAAGLHKAQPPAQPVPLDPKARTAVLLVNGWNGLGLHSLFSILRIYGDFYENFVILHVGLLDAGTFKGIQEVEALRIQSQTETDKYVEYLRANGRKAQGRCTVHADVVDALEELARNTAKDFPKSVFFGGQLVFRQEGVWTRLLHNNVVFAIQRRLYLRGLPFMVLPVRVD; encoded by the coding sequence ATGCCCCATACCCAGATCCCCCAGATCAACACCGCGCCGGACCTCTCCGGCAAGGGCGAGGGTCTTTCTTCGCGGATCCGCCACGCGCTGTTCGGCAACGCCAAGGACCCGTTCGACCACTCCGTGTTCCACAAGCTAGCCCTGCTTCCGTTCTTCGCCTGGGTGGGCCTGGGCGCCGACGGCCTGAGTTCTTCCTGCTACGGCCCCGAGGAAGCGTTCAAGGCCTTGGGCGCCCATCCGTCGCTGGCCCTGTTCGTGGCCCTGTGCACGGCCATCACGGTGCTGGTGATCTCGGCGAGCTACACGCAGATCATCAAACTCTTCCCCACCGGCGGCGGCGGATACCTGGTGGCCTCCAAGCTCCTGTCGCCCAAATGGGGCATGTTCTCGGGATCGGCCCTGGTGATCGACTACGTGCTCACCATCACCTTGTCCATCGCCTCCTGCGGGGATGCCATCTTCAGCTTCGTCCCCGCCCACTTCGGCTGGATCAAGCTCCCCTTCGAACTGGTCGTGCTGGCGTTGCTGGCCGTGCTCAACCTGCGGGGCGCCAAGGAATCCGTGAAGATCCTGGTCCCGATCTTCCTCGTGTTCGTGGCCACGCACCTGGCCGCCATCCTGTGGGCGGTCGGATCGAACCTGCCCGATGCGTCCCGGGTCGCAAGCGAAACCGGAGGACAGATTACGTCATCCGTTTCGGCGCTCGGACTGCTGCCCGCCCTGGTCCTGGTCCTGCGCGCCTATTCGATGGGCGCCGGCACGTTCACCGGGATCGAGGCGGTCTCCAACGGCCTGCCCATCCTCCGCGAGCCGCGCGTCCAGACCGGTCGACGCACCATGCTCTACATGGCCGTTTCGCTTTCGTTCACCTCCTTCGGGCTCATGGTGGCCTACCTCCTCCATGCGGTGCATCCCGTGGCCGGCAAGACCCTCAACGCGGTGCTCTTCGAGCAACTGGCCGGTGGATGGGGAACCTTGGGAACCACCCTGGTCATGATCACCCTGATTTCGGAAGGCGCACTCCTGTTCGTGGCCGCGCAAGCGGGCTTCCTGGACGGTCCTCGCGTCCTTTCCAACATGGCCATCGACCGCTGGGTCCCCTCGCGCTTCGCCCACCTCTCCGACCGTCTCGTGACACAAAACGGCATCCTGGTGATGGCCATCGCCTCCTTCGCCGTGCTCGCGCTGAGCCGAGGCAACGTCGGATTCCTGGTGGTGCTCTACTCCATCAACGTGTTCATCACCTTCACGCTCTCCCAACTGGGCATGGTCGTCCACTGGATCAAGGAGCGAAGGGAGAAGCGATCCTGGCTCCGGCCTTTTCTTGTCTCCGGCCTTGGCTGCGGGCTTTCGGCGTTCATCCTGACCTTCGTGGTGGCGGAGAAATTCACCGAAGGAGGCTGGCTCACCCTGGTGATCACGCTGGGCTTTTCCGGCATCGCGCTTCTGGTGCGCCGCCACTACCAGAACACCCAGCGGCTCCTCAAACGACTGGATTCGCTGGTCGAGGCCGCCGGCCTGCACAAGGCCCAACCTCCAGCCCAACCCGTGCCGCTGGACCCCAAAGCGCGCACCGCGGTCCTTCTGGTGAACGGCTGGAACGGCCTTGGGCTCCACAGCCTGTTTTCCATCCTGCGCATCTACGGCGACTTCTACGAGAACTTCGTGATCCTCCACGTGGGTCTTCTCGACGCGGGAACGTTCAAGGGCATCCAGGAGGTGGAAGCATTGCGAATCCAATCGCAGACGGAAACCGACAAGTACGTGGAGTACCTCCGGGCGAACGGACGCAAGGCGCAGGGCCGGTGCACAGTCCATGCCGACGTGGTGGATGCACTGGAGGAACTGGCGCGCAACACGGCCAAGGACTTCCCGAAGTCTGTTTTCTTCGGTGGTCAGCTCGTGTTCCGCCAGGAAGGCGTCTGGACGCGATTGCTTCACAACAACGTGGTCTTCGCCATCCAGCGGCGGCTCTACCTGCGGGGGCTTCCCTTCATGGTGCTGCCCGTGCGGGTCGACTAG
- a CDS encoding TetR/AcrR family transcriptional regulator, translating to MRRSRTATEPSPASGYHHGDLREALVRAGVEILEEQGLAALTLREVARRANVSHAAPYHHFPNKEALLTAIAARGLRMQSEEMALAMANPKPSTDGLQSFGMAYVAFAAAHPSLFRLMYSHERTGPNATKELADATASIDVRFIEGIREKAKCSVEHARSIALLLWASMHGLAMLWLDGQLQWEGAPPLESLAFQVTELLGANLRPPSGA from the coding sequence ATGAGGCGCTCCCGAACGGCGACAGAACCATCTCCCGCGTCAGGATACCATCACGGTGATCTTCGGGAAGCATTGGTTCGCGCCGGCGTGGAGATCCTGGAAGAACAGGGTCTCGCCGCTCTCACCCTACGTGAGGTCGCAAGACGCGCCAACGTGAGCCACGCCGCCCCCTATCATCATTTCCCGAACAAGGAAGCCCTGTTGACGGCCATCGCGGCGCGAGGACTTCGGATGCAGAGTGAGGAGATGGCGCTCGCGATGGCCAATCCGAAGCCATCGACCGATGGCCTCCAGTCTTTCGGCATGGCCTATGTCGCCTTTGCCGCCGCCCACCCGTCTCTTTTCCGATTGATGTACAGCCACGAACGAACCGGCCCCAACGCGACCAAGGAACTCGCCGATGCCACGGCTTCGATCGACGTCCGCTTCATCGAGGGGATTCGCGAAAAAGCAAAATGCTCCGTGGAGCATGCGCGATCCATCGCGCTGCTGCTTTGGGCGAGCATGCACGGCTTGGCCATGCTGTGGCTGGATGGCCAGCTGCAGTGGGAGGGAGCCCCTCCGCTGGAATCGCTCGCCTTTCAGGTGACAGAACTTCTTGGAGCCAACTTGCGCCCCCCCTCGGGCGCCTGA